The following coding sequences are from one Treponema parvum window:
- a CDS encoding ABC transporter substrate-binding protein: MKVFSAGVPKLFLLIAAFAVFSGCSKKIPEMTLEEIESARAVGNSAVISKTKSKPWRGEKFVPGKIGGDWNASIISDPKSFNQLIAERDNSTASIVSMMTTSLVDYDFVLRQWKAKAASFEIITDEAAQTLDVKYTLRGDLFWSFPDSDQKIPVTSDDIVFWYDKIEGDPVFASSAYNSQFMTMSDGASRRITIEKIDDKSFVFHFPRIIAEPLLATNRDIKPSFLYAEALKKGGAQAVKDMFNASVDVKTIPSCGMWFLIEYVPGQRLVYKRNPFYWDKDENGTAIPYKDKCIVQIVGDINTQSLLFKQGKQESHSVRPEELESLVEDQRDYTVYNAEGSLGAGFWSFNQNPKNKNEAFYKWFTLKEFRQAMSCTLNRERIIMQTYRSLAEPKYTFFPKGNPYYNEDIVLKYRYDLVKALKLLEGAGFRKDGGYLYDPDGIRVEFDLTVPSGVTTNNDIAQIISDECSKIGVKVNVRQLDFQKIVEQLTSTYDWQSLIIALGANLWPSQGSNVWPSDGNLHLWYPLQKEPATDWEARIDYLYNEGQYELHHEKAKIIWDEYQSLILEQCPLIYLVRSRAFYAIRNEWDQTNFYFDNLNGALTDNIYAAR, encoded by the coding sequence ATGAAAGTTTTTTCCGCCGGAGTACCCAAGCTATTCTTGCTTATCGCCGCCTTTGCCGTGTTTTCGGGATGTTCAAAAAAAATACCCGAAATGACGCTTGAAGAAATTGAAAGCGCGCGCGCAGTCGGAAATTCCGCTGTGATATCCAAAACAAAAAGCAAACCCTGGCGCGGTGAAAAATTCGTTCCGGGAAAAATCGGCGGCGACTGGAACGCTTCGATTATTTCGGATCCTAAGAGCTTTAATCAACTGATCGCCGAGCGTGACAATTCCACCGCATCCATTGTGTCAATGATGACGACTTCTCTTGTAGATTACGATTTTGTTTTAAGACAATGGAAGGCGAAGGCCGCCTCTTTTGAAATTATTACGGATGAAGCGGCTCAAACCCTCGACGTAAAATATACTCTGCGCGGCGATCTTTTTTGGTCTTTCCCCGATTCGGACCAAAAAATTCCCGTAACTTCCGACGATATTGTTTTTTGGTATGATAAAATCGAAGGCGATCCTGTTTTTGCCAGTTCCGCATATAATTCGCAGTTTATGACTATGAGCGACGGCGCTTCCAGGCGCATCACTATAGAAAAGATAGACGATAAGTCGTTTGTGTTTCATTTTCCTCGTATCATAGCAGAACCTCTTTTGGCCACGAACAGGGACATTAAGCCTTCGTTTTTGTATGCGGAAGCTTTGAAAAAAGGCGGAGCGCAGGCTGTAAAGGATATGTTTAACGCTTCCGTGGATGTTAAGACTATTCCGTCGTGCGGCATGTGGTTTTTGATCGAATACGTACCGGGACAGCGGCTTGTGTATAAGCGTAATCCTTTTTATTGGGATAAGGATGAAAACGGCACGGCGATCCCGTATAAGGATAAGTGCATAGTCCAAATAGTCGGCGACATAAACACTCAGTCCTTGCTTTTTAAGCAGGGAAAACAGGAATCGCATTCCGTGCGTCCCGAAGAACTTGAAAGCCTTGTCGAAGATCAAAGGGATTATACCGTTTATAATGCGGAAGGATCTTTGGGCGCAGGTTTTTGGAGCTTTAATCAAAATCCTAAAAATAAAAACGAAGCTTTTTATAAATGGTTTACGCTAAAGGAATTCCGCCAGGCTATGAGCTGTACTTTAAACCGGGAACGCATAATAATGCAGACCTACCGCAGCCTCGCGGAGCCTAAGTATACTTTTTTCCCAAAAGGAAATCCTTATTACAATGAAGACATTGTTCTGAAATACAGATACGACCTTGTTAAGGCGTTAAAGCTGTTGGAAGGAGCCGGTTTTAGAAAGGACGGCGGATATTTATATGATCCGGACGGAATAAGGGTTGAATTTGATCTTACCGTGCCTTCCGGCGTAACGACCAATAACGACATTGCCCAGATCATAAGCGACGAATGTTCGAAGATAGGCGTAAAAGTAAATGTGCGGCAGCTTGATTTTCAAAAAATCGTCGAACAGCTTACTTCTACGTACGATTGGCAGTCTTTGATAATAGCGTTGGGGGCAAATTTATGGCCGTCTCAGGGATCGAACGTCTGGCCGTCCGACGGGAACCTTCACCTGTGGTATCCGCTTCAAAAGGAACCCGCCACGGATTGGGAAGCCCGCATAGACTATTTGTATAACGAGGGGCAATACGAGCTCCACCATGAAAAGGCAAAGATAATTTGGGACGAGTATCAGTCCTTAATCCTAGAACAATGTCCTCTTATATATCTTGTCCGCTCCCGCGCTTTTTATGCAATAAGAAACGAATGGGATCAGACTAATTTTTATTTTGATAATTTAAACGGCGCCTTAACGGACAATATTTATGCGGCACGGTAG
- the argS gene encoding arginine--tRNA ligase, with product MSNIKNDSRILICAALNMFKTSKGISGDEIDAASIQLENPPDPDMGDLGSPMFIFAKVLRTAPPVIAQNVVKIISENKNLAGIDSCSIGEFVAEGPYVNIKLNKVSAIKTILNRIYSEGSGYGSFDEEGKKPLAGRRVMVEYSSPNTNKPLHLGHMRNDALGESVSRILKKAGAEVFKVNIINNRGIHICKSMLAYKLFHEPKGETPETMGMKSDHFVGQCYVEFDKYSKEHPEANKQAESMLLAWESGDKNIHGIWERMNDWAIEGIKTTYDRTGVSFDKLYYESETYLKGKKEILEGLEKGIFYKEEDGSVWVDLKPLGMDKNKVLLRKDGTSLYMTQDIGTAIFRHDDWPFNQLVYVVASEQIHHFKVLFYILKKLGYEWADKLYHLSYGLVNLPSGRMKSREGTVVDADDLIDQLHADAVEEIKTKGREDELDDVDDVAEKVALAALNYYLLQITPVKDMLFNPEESLSFNGNTGPYLQYMGARIASILRKAQESNILPSETEAASECLTSKAEWDLVKSLGAFPSTVLKAANNLDPSLMATYLYDISKLFGKFYQSCPILGAETEVLQRARLLLAKCTLTVLKNAMELVLIPYLDKM from the coding sequence ATGTCCAATATAAAAAACGACAGCCGTATTTTAATATGCGCGGCGCTGAATATGTTTAAAACTTCAAAAGGAATTTCCGGGGATGAAATAGACGCCGCTTCTATACAGCTTGAAAATCCTCCCGATCCTGATATGGGCGACCTTGGAAGCCCCATGTTCATTTTTGCAAAAGTCTTGCGGACGGCTCCTCCCGTTATTGCGCAAAATGTGGTAAAAATTATTTCGGAAAATAAAAACTTGGCCGGAATAGACTCTTGTTCAATAGGGGAATTTGTTGCCGAAGGTCCGTACGTAAATATAAAACTGAATAAAGTTTCGGCGATAAAGACAATATTGAACCGCATATATTCCGAAGGAAGCGGTTACGGTTCTTTTGACGAAGAAGGTAAAAAACCTTTGGCGGGACGCCGCGTCATGGTTGAGTATTCAAGCCCGAACACAAACAAACCGCTTCACTTAGGGCACATGCGTAACGATGCTCTGGGAGAAAGCGTAAGCCGTATTCTTAAAAAGGCCGGAGCAGAAGTATTTAAAGTCAACATAATAAACAATCGCGGTATACACATATGCAAATCTATGCTTGCATACAAGCTCTTCCATGAACCCAAGGGAGAAACGCCCGAAACTATGGGTATGAAAAGCGATCACTTTGTCGGGCAGTGCTATGTAGAATTCGATAAATATTCCAAAGAACATCCTGAAGCAAATAAACAGGCCGAGTCCATGCTTTTAGCTTGGGAAAGCGGCGATAAAAACATTCACGGAATTTGGGAAAGGATGAACGATTGGGCTATTGAAGGGATTAAGACCACTTACGATCGTACGGGGGTTTCGTTTGATAAACTTTATTATGAAAGCGAAACTTATCTTAAAGGGAAAAAAGAAATTCTTGAAGGACTTGAAAAGGGCATTTTCTATAAAGAAGAAGACGGTTCCGTTTGGGTCGACCTAAAACCCTTAGGCATGGACAAAAATAAGGTATTACTGAGGAAGGACGGAACGTCTTTATACATGACGCAAGACATAGGAACCGCAATTTTCCGCCACGACGACTGGCCGTTCAATCAGCTTGTTTATGTCGTCGCTTCCGAACAGATTCATCATTTTAAAGTGCTTTTTTATATATTGAAAAAACTCGGTTACGAATGGGCGGATAAATTGTATCATTTAAGTTACGGCTTGGTAAATCTTCCTTCGGGACGCATGAAAAGTCGGGAAGGAACCGTCGTTGACGCCGACGATCTTATAGATCAGCTTCACGCCGACGCTGTTGAAGAGATAAAAACGAAGGGACGTGAAGATGAATTGGACGATGTGGACGATGTTGCCGAAAAAGTTGCGCTTGCCGCTCTTAACTATTATCTTTTGCAGATTACGCCGGTTAAAGATATGCTTTTTAATCCTGAAGAGTCCCTCTCTTTTAACGGTAATACCGGACCTTATCTGCAATACATGGGCGCCCGCATAGCTTCCATACTGCGTAAAGCTCAAGAATCGAATATCTTGCCGTCAGAAACCGAAGCCGCCTCCGAATGTCTTACTTCGAAAGCCGAATGGGATCTTGTAAAGTCCTTGGGCGCCTTTCCTTCGACGGTTTTAAAGGCTGCGAACAATCTGGATCCGAGCCTCATGGCGACATATTTGTACGACATAAGCAAGTTATTCGGGAAATTTTATCAGTCTTGTCCGATACTGGGCGCCGAGACGGAAGTTCTGCAAAGAGCGCGCCTGCTGCTTGCAAAATGTACGCTCACGGTTCTTAAAAACGCTATGGAACTCGTCCTCATCCCGTACCTTGATAAAATGTAA
- a CDS encoding ABC transporter permease: protein MKALITIKRILFFACGAAISPWRKFKKRMPLSAFIVGRFFTMITMLFLLGFAMFGLMELAPGDIVDQLMTQQLMAAASGSPGGSGGSAGLAGQGTASGSARTSLPSAFKEDQYSVTRRELGLDRPFYEQYFLWLERVIVRHDLGISLISRAPVSFLIRTRIINSVILNMISLVFITAFSFLLGVYFSSKAGTKIDVAAAFFALFFHAFPGILLLILLQLFASISGLFPVTAYPDFPFSEAPGKFVFSYGYHVFLPLLASFLGGIGGTMRMIRATMLDQMGMPYIMALRARGISEARVYLCHAFRNTLNPYITGSANLIAGLFSGSLVLEIIFAYPGIGRLMYEAVLQEDINLVLANSMFISFLVLAGMIISDILLALVDPRIRYAGAA from the coding sequence ATGAAAGCACTGATAACGATAAAGAGGATTTTGTTTTTTGCGTGCGGCGCCGCAATAAGCCCTTGGCGCAAATTTAAAAAGCGCATGCCGCTTTCGGCCTTTATCGTCGGACGTTTTTTTACGATGATAACCATGCTTTTCCTTCTGGGGTTTGCGATGTTCGGCCTGATGGAACTTGCTCCCGGCGATATAGTAGATCAGCTTATGACGCAGCAGCTTATGGCGGCGGCTTCAGGATCTCCGGGAGGATCGGGCGGCTCTGCCGGCCTTGCGGGACAAGGGACTGCTTCCGGCAGCGCTCGGACATCGCTGCCTTCGGCGTTCAAAGAAGATCAGTATTCGGTTACGCGAAGAGAACTCGGCTTGGACAGACCTTTTTACGAACAATATTTTTTATGGCTTGAGCGCGTTATCGTCCGCCATGACCTTGGGATAAGTCTTATATCCAGAGCTCCTGTTTCATTTCTCATAAGAACAAGGATAATAAATTCCGTTATCCTCAATATGATATCCCTTGTCTTTATAACCGCATTTTCATTTTTGCTCGGCGTTTATTTTTCAAGCAAGGCTGGCACTAAGATCGACGTAGCCGCCGCATTTTTTGCGCTTTTTTTTCACGCGTTCCCGGGAATTTTACTGCTCATCCTGCTTCAGCTTTTCGCCTCTATTTCAGGCCTTTTCCCCGTTACGGCCTATCCCGACTTTCCGTTTTCCGAGGCTCCTGGAAAATTTGTGTTTTCATACGGCTATCACGTTTTTTTGCCGCTGCTCGCTTCTTTTTTAGGCGGGATAGGGGGAACTATGCGCATGATCCGTGCGACTATGCTCGACCAGATGGGAATGCCCTACATAATGGCTTTGCGCGCGCGCGGAATAAGCGAGGCAAGGGTATATCTTTGCCACGCGTTCAGAAACACGTTAAACCCGTACATAACGGGCAGCGCAAACCTCATCGCAGGGCTTTTCAGCGGCTCTCTTGTTTTGGAAATAATCTTTGCGTATCCGGGAATCGGACGCCTCATGTACGAAGCGGTTCTTCAGGAAGATATAAATCTTGTGCTTGCAAACAGCATGTTCATATCGTTTTTAGTCCTTGCTGGAATGATAATATCAGACATTCTTTTGGCTCTTGTAGATCCCAGGATAAGATATGCGGGGGCCGCATGA
- a CDS encoding M15 family metallopeptidase: MKTASDTLASTMCKPPGTMKPFAAYFIFILVASMSRLYSMPVFDKTDINGQKTQALQEKLSGQNKATLSSHNKKTQSLPDGLEIFMDAYPDISFTAEYDDDLSDWKITLKIPENQTMSTAEFYWADGSFLPREHLGDKQKHWTLLYNYAKELKDPSTYTQEEIERIRLFSSADNRQNGSGTPQYFFDAVYDCKTRGAVERHIKKTSFLGKILNVHEKIIPVLKKIESEINEASQTDNAVQAFIDDLYQADGYLWRNIRDSNRKSFHAMGLAVDVLPKRWGHKIIYWNWQAQHDPQNWMLTPLSERWMPPDGVIKIFEDNGFIWGGKWPIWDNMHFEYRPELILYQRSKK, encoded by the coding sequence ATGAAAACTGCGTCGGATACTTTAGCATCGACTATGTGTAAACCTCCGGGAACAATGAAGCCGTTTGCCGCATATTTTATTTTCATCCTTGTCGCATCTATGTCGCGGCTTTATTCAATGCCCGTTTTTGACAAAACGGACATAAACGGACAAAAAACACAGGCTTTACAAGAAAAATTATCGGGACAAAACAAGGCGACTCTTTCTTCGCATAATAAAAAAACGCAATCCTTACCTGACGGACTTGAAATCTTCATGGATGCATATCCCGACATATCATTTACGGCGGAATATGACGACGATCTTTCCGATTGGAAAATAACGCTTAAAATTCCAGAAAATCAGACAATGTCTACGGCGGAATTTTATTGGGCAGACGGAAGTTTTCTACCGCGCGAACACTTGGGCGACAAGCAAAAACATTGGACTCTTTTATATAATTACGCAAAAGAATTAAAAGATCCTTCAACCTACACTCAAGAAGAAATCGAGCGAATCAGACTTTTCAGTTCGGCCGACAATCGGCAAAACGGTTCCGGCACTCCGCAGTATTTTTTCGACGCCGTCTACGATTGTAAAACAAGGGGAGCTGTCGAAAGGCATATTAAAAAAACTTCTTTTTTGGGAAAAATTTTAAACGTTCACGAAAAGATCATCCCTGTCCTTAAAAAAATCGAATCCGAGATAAACGAAGCGTCCCAAACCGACAACGCGGTACAGGCCTTTATCGACGATCTTTATCAGGCGGACGGGTATTTATGGCGGAACATACGCGATTCAAACAGAAAATCCTTTCACGCGATGGGGCTTGCGGTGGACGTGCTTCCCAAGCGGTGGGGACACAAAATAATATATTGGAACTGGCAGGCTCAACATGATCCGCAAAATTGGATGTTGACTCCGCTTTCAGAACGCTGGATGCCGCCCGACGGTGTCATAAAAATTTTTGAAGACAACGGCTTTATATGGGGCGGCAAATGGCCTATCTGGGACAACATGCACTTTGAATATCGCCCTGAATTGATACTGTATCAGCGGTCAAAAAAATAA
- a CDS encoding dipeptide/oligopeptide/nickel ABC transporter permease/ATP-binding protein: MKKFFQFLKTRPIAFVSVIFIVMMYVVMIFAEFFAPYPAAQSFEAATFHPANVEFSLFNLTARECRVLDPVTWQYARVKGEQFHHKIDFFVHGTQYKLLGFIPCDVHLFGSETDPATGSFYPVFLFGADNLGRDLFSRIVYGSRISLTVGFLASAVSLFLAILLGGLAGYYGGAADWSIMRFAEFFMLIPALYLILFLRSLLNTRMDSGTSYIVITMILSLVGWPGSARTIRGIVHSVKREEFIINSKLEGIPSGNIIFFQIIPQISSLLIVSAALSVPGFIMSETTLSYLGLGISDPAVSWGSLINRDISTLNNLQNYPWLLTPVWLLLVVTLAFNFFGDALRDFFDPYHAVFHTFRRPAKSKSKKAALQKDERGENKSRGENESRKNESADTYRDSLRSERVSRLCSADAPLLFVRDLFVTFSVLRGTKRVEVKAVKGISYELYRGEILGIVGESGSGKSVSVSAIPSLLPENAFISGNIFYDGVDLVTLPPESIRSYRGKKIAFIFQEPGRSFDPLQNIGGVFFETLRNVDPAIGKEEAFDKASQLLTEVGISEPRERLVNFPHQFSGGQLQRIGIALALAEGCELLIADEPTTALDVTIQAQIVSLLLKLRKTRGLSIIFISHNIELVAQISDRIAVMYGGKIVESGTAEQIYNHPEHDYTKALLSCLPQFGMHYTASDLKTYSSASLPSEGNNG, from the coding sequence ATGAAAAAATTTTTTCAATTTTTAAAGACAAGACCTATTGCCTTCGTTTCCGTGATATTCATAGTCATGATGTATGTCGTTATGATCTTTGCCGAATTTTTTGCGCCTTATCCGGCTGCTCAGTCTTTTGAGGCGGCGACCTTCCATCCGGCGAACGTGGAATTTTCTTTGTTCAATCTTACGGCGCGGGAATGCCGTGTACTTGATCCTGTGACATGGCAGTATGCAAGGGTAAAAGGGGAACAGTTCCATCATAAAATTGATTTTTTTGTACACGGTACGCAGTACAAGCTTTTAGGTTTTATACCATGCGACGTGCATTTGTTCGGAAGCGAAACGGATCCTGCGACGGGAAGTTTTTATCCCGTGTTTTTGTTCGGAGCCGACAATTTGGGGCGAGATCTTTTCAGCCGCATAGTTTACGGAAGCCGAATTTCACTTACCGTAGGTTTTTTGGCGTCGGCCGTTTCGCTTTTTCTTGCAATTCTTTTAGGCGGTTTGGCAGGATATTACGGGGGCGCGGCCGATTGGAGTATTATGCGTTTTGCGGAATTTTTTATGCTGATCCCGGCTCTCTATCTTATTCTGTTTTTGCGGTCGCTTTTAAATACCCGTATGGACAGCGGAACTTCCTATATCGTGATAACCATGATACTTTCCCTTGTGGGCTGGCCCGGAAGCGCACGGACTATAAGAGGCATCGTACATTCCGTAAAACGTGAAGAATTCATAATCAATTCAAAACTTGAAGGCATTCCGTCAGGGAATATAATATTTTTTCAGATAATCCCGCAGATTTCAAGTCTTCTGATAGTAAGCGCAGCCCTAAGCGTTCCGGGTTTTATTATGAGTGAAACGACCCTTTCTTATCTCGGGCTTGGCATAAGCGATCCGGCTGTAAGTTGGGGCTCGCTTATAAACCGCGATATTTCTACGCTGAACAATCTGCAAAATTATCCGTGGCTTTTGACTCCCGTATGGCTCTTGCTCGTCGTTACGCTTGCTTTTAATTTTTTCGGCGACGCTTTGCGCGATTTTTTTGATCCTTACCATGCGGTTTTTCATACGTTTAGAAGACCTGCTAAGAGCAAAAGCAAAAAAGCCGCGCTGCAAAAGGATGAAAGAGGTGAAAACAAAAGCCGCGGTGAAAATGAAAGCCGTAAAAACGAAAGCGCCGACACTTATAGAGACTCTTTGCGCTCCGAGAGAGTCTCTCGTTTGTGTTCGGCGGACGCCCCGCTTCTTTTCGTGCGGGATCTTTTTGTAACTTTTTCCGTTTTGCGCGGAACAAAGAGGGTGGAAGTTAAAGCCGTTAAGGGTATATCCTACGAACTTTACCGCGGCGAAATATTGGGCATAGTGGGCGAATCGGGCAGCGGAAAATCCGTTTCGGTTTCGGCGATCCCGTCCCTGTTGCCTGAAAACGCTTTTATAAGCGGGAACATCTTTTATGACGGAGTCGATCTTGTTACACTCCCTCCGGAAAGTATCCGTTCTTACCGCGGCAAAAAAATAGCTTTTATTTTTCAGGAACCGGGGCGTTCTTTTGATCCGCTCCAGAATATCGGCGGCGTGTTTTTTGAAACGCTCCGCAATGTGGATCCGGCTATCGGTAAAGAAGAAGCGTTTGACAAAGCTTCACAGCTTTTGACCGAAGTGGGAATTTCAGAACCGCGCGAAAGGCTCGTGAATTTTCCGCACCAGTTTTCGGGAGGGCAGCTTCAGCGTATAGGGATCGCGCTCGCGCTTGCCGAAGGCTGTGAACTTCTTATCGCGGACGAACCTACAACAGCCCTCGACGTTACGATACAAGCGCAGATAGTTTCGCTTTTGCTTAAGCTTAGAAAAACGCGCGGACTTTCCATAATATTCATAAGCCACAATATCGAACTTGTCGCTCAAATTTCAGACAGGATTGCGGTGATGTACGGCGGCAAAATAGTTGAAAGCGGAACGGCAGAGCAGATTTATAACCATCCCGAACACGATTATACGAAGGCGCTGCTGTCGTGTTTGCCCCAGTTCGGTATGCATTATACGGCTTCCGATCTTAAAACTTATTCGAGCGCGTCTTTACCTTCGGAGGGGAACAATGGATAG
- a CDS encoding glycoside hydrolase family 88/105 protein, producing the protein MDFKIIDSYIDGLIDNSTIEIPAWNIEKARAGKMSGWDYIDGCMIMAILELYAVTGKKKYFEFAEKYENARIHEDGTIDGYKKEDYNLDDINGGKNLITLYKLTGKEKYARAAAKLFDQLVSHPRTAEGNFWHKKIYPNQVWLDGLYMALPFLMEYEAEFEYNEDAVRDIYGQFFSADKKMRDKKTGLYYHAYDSSKSAFWADKKTGLSEHFWLRSLGWYSMAMLDTLNKSAKKNTKDWLKLKKNFSRFMASMLKYQDKSGMWYQIPNLPDRSPNYLETSGSAIIAYSLLKGVRTKILEDNVSDGGRSDGIDDFGNRGGFGPGDDFYGYDDFGGNFNFGSGFAEQCRRAGEKAFERICNNYLINEDGKISLGGICLSAGLGPQNNLRRNGSFEYYMSEPIVKDDAKGSGPFILAYSEYMSINKVKQGGRKMQPAP; encoded by the coding sequence ATGGATTTTAAAATTATTGATTCATATATCGACGGTCTGATCGATAATTCTACGATAGAAATTCCCGCATGGAATATCGAAAAGGCACGCGCCGGTAAAATGTCCGGGTGGGACTACATAGACGGCTGCATGATTATGGCAATCCTCGAGCTTTATGCCGTCACCGGCAAAAAAAAATACTTTGAATTTGCTGAAAAATATGAAAACGCCCGCATACACGAAGACGGGACTATAGACGGCTACAAAAAAGAAGATTACAACCTCGACGATATAAACGGCGGAAAAAATCTCATAACGCTTTATAAACTCACCGGAAAAGAAAAATACGCAAGGGCCGCCGCAAAATTGTTTGATCAACTCGTCTCTCATCCCAGAACCGCCGAAGGCAATTTTTGGCATAAAAAGATTTATCCGAACCAGGTATGGCTTGACGGACTTTATATGGCCTTGCCTTTTTTAATGGAGTACGAAGCGGAATTCGAATATAACGAAGATGCGGTGCGCGATATTTACGGGCAGTTTTTTTCTGCGGATAAAAAAATGCGGGATAAAAAAACCGGCCTTTATTACCACGCTTATGACAGCTCAAAATCCGCTTTTTGGGCCGATAAAAAAACCGGGCTTTCCGAACATTTTTGGCTTCGCTCGCTAGGCTGGTATTCGATGGCGATGTTGGACACGCTGAATAAGAGCGCTAAAAAAAACACGAAAGATTGGTTAAAACTGAAAAAGAATTTCTCTCGATTTATGGCTTCAATGCTAAAATATCAGGATAAAAGCGGCATGTGGTATCAAATTCCAAACCTGCCCGACAGAAGTCCCAACTATCTTGAAACAAGCGGAAGCGCGATAATCGCATATTCGCTTTTAAAGGGAGTGCGTACAAAGATTTTGGAAGACAATGTGAGCGACGGCGGTAGATCCGACGGCATCGATGACTTCGGCAACCGCGGCGGCTTCGGTCCTGGCGACGATTTCTACGGCTACGACGACTTCGGCGGCAATTTCAATTTCGGCTCCGGCTTTGCCGAGCAATGCCGCAGAGCCGGAGAAAAAGCGTTCGAGAGAATATGCAATAATTATCTTATAAATGAAGACGGAAAGATAAGTTTGGGCGGCATATGCCTTTCTGCAGGACTTGGCCCGCAAAACAATTTAAGGCGGAACGGTTCGTTCGAATACTATATGTCAGAGCCGATTGTAAAAGACGACGCAAAGGGATCGGGCCCTTTTATTCTGGCTTATAGCGAATACATGTCAATTAATAAAGTCAAGCAAGGTGGCCGCAAAATGCAGCCTGCACCGTAA
- a CDS encoding OmpP1/FadL family transporter: MKKLIAIIGASFFFASLFAGGIDNKTNLNSGYLRNPSRLTETKRPEAVLYNIAGTGFMEEGLYMGIGNQFIFKKYTNELKATGKEYSDNKNVFFFPDLEIVYKKDNWAAFFGFGVFAGGGSLDYSDGNGAIAGLFAKTAAAYSAVPAMAAAFAGAATNHSLKVYSATMGEILGASYVVNDMVSLSLAARFLHGNQNISLKAPALAAFNGGKELAYDASGYGLGGIIGINVIPMENLYLGLQYQTVTKLDYKYKSITGSLTPNILKAQEGDSFDNDLPAVLGLGAGYNVLDNLYVSLSFNYYFNKQADLENPLGRTSLDYDDSWEVGLGADYQFNEKLGFSAGLMYSNQGSKSDVNSAFSPVLDSIVMGCGVEYKVIKNLMLTGSFMYSNYFEKEYANSLDLNKDIFLTAISVTYRPL, translated from the coding sequence ATGAAAAAACTTATTGCGATCATAGGCGCGTCGTTTTTTTTCGCGTCGCTCTTTGCCGGCGGCATAGACAATAAAACAAACCTCAATTCCGGCTACCTTCGTAACCCCAGCCGCCTTACGGAGACAAAGCGTCCTGAAGCAGTCCTTTACAACATAGCAGGTACAGGCTTTATGGAAGAAGGTTTATACATGGGAATAGGCAATCAGTTCATCTTTAAAAAATACACAAACGAACTGAAAGCTACCGGAAAAGAATACAGCGACAACAAAAACGTTTTCTTTTTTCCCGATTTGGAAATCGTCTATAAAAAAGACAATTGGGCAGCCTTTTTCGGTTTCGGAGTTTTTGCGGGAGGAGGCTCTTTGGATTATTCCGACGGCAACGGTGCGATAGCGGGATTATTTGCCAAAACGGCAGCCGCTTACTCTGCCGTCCCCGCTATGGCAGCCGCTTTCGCAGGTGCGGCCACGAATCACAGTCTAAAAGTATATTCCGCCACAATGGGTGAAATACTGGGCGCGTCTTACGTGGTCAACGACATGGTAAGTTTGTCATTAGCCGCAAGATTTTTACACGGAAATCAAAACATATCTTTAAAGGCTCCCGCCCTCGCCGCCTTTAACGGTGGAAAAGAGTTGGCCTACGACGCTTCGGGTTACGGGCTTGGCGGGATTATCGGTATAAATGTAATCCCGATGGAAAATCTTTATTTAGGATTGCAATATCAGACCGTAACAAAGCTCGATTACAAATACAAATCAATAACGGGAAGCTTAACGCCGAATATTTTAAAGGCTCAAGAGGGCGATTCCTTTGACAATGATCTTCCCGCAGTGCTGGGACTGGGCGCAGGCTATAACGTTTTGGACAATCTCTACGTGAGTTTAAGCTTTAACTACTACTTTAACAAACAGGCGGACTTGGAAAATCCTCTCGGAAGAACATCGCTTGACTATGACGATTCATGGGAAGTGGGACTCGGCGCAGATTATCAGTTCAATGAAAAACTCGGCTTTTCCGCAGGGCTCATGTACAGCAACCAAGGTTCCAAAAGCGACGTAAACAGCGCCTTCAGCCCTGTCCTTGACAGCATAGTTATGGGATGCGGCGTCGAATACAAGGTGATCAAAAATCTCATGCTCACGGGATCATTCATGTACAGCAATTACTTTGAAAAAGAATACGCAAATTCTCTGGATTTGAATAAAGACATATTCTTAACCGCTATCAGCGTAACGTACAGACCTTTATAA